The following coding sequences lie in one Arachis ipaensis cultivar K30076 chromosome B03, Araip1.1, whole genome shotgun sequence genomic window:
- the LOC107629936 gene encoding LOW QUALITY PROTEIN: beta-amylase-like (The sequence of the model RefSeq protein was modified relative to this genomic sequence to represent the inferred CDS: inserted 1 base in 1 codon; added 24 bases not found in genome assembly) — protein sequence MLANYVPVYVMLPLGVVNVNNVFEDPEGLKKQLLQLKEAGVDGVMVDVWWGIIELKGPKQYDWGAYRSLFKLVQECGLKLQAIMSFHQCGGNVGDIVNIPIPKWVLEIGDSDPDIFYTNRSGNRNIEYLNIGVDNLPLFHGRTAIQIYSDYMKSFKENMSDFIESGLIIDIEVGLGPAGELRFPSYPQSQGWEFPGIGEFQCYDKYLKAEFKAAAAKAGHAEWELPDDAGSYNDVPESTEFFKSNGTYLTEKGKFFLTWYSNKLLIHGDQILEEATKAFQGCNVTIAIKVSGIHWWYKSESHAAELTAGYYNLQDRDGYRPIARMLTRHHAILNFTCLEMRDSEQSSDAKSAXWREKIEVAGENALPRYDAAAYNQMILNARPNGVNKNGPPKLSMYGITYLRLSDELLQKSNFAIFKKFVLKMHADQDYVEDPNQYNHVIIPLKPSGPKIPLEEILEATKPIPPFPWDSETDMKVDG from the exons TATGTCATGCTCCCA CTAGGAGTCGTGAATGTGAACAATGTGTTTGAAGATCCAGAAGGCCTAAAGAAACAACTATTGCAGCTAAAGGAAGCAGGCGTTGATGGCGTGATGGTTGATGTGTGGTGGGGGATCATAGAACTGAAGGGTCCAAAACAATATGATTGGGGGGCATATAGGAGCTTGTTCAAGCTGGTTCAAGAATGTGGCCTGAAACTGCAGGCAATAATGTCATTCCATCAATGTGGAGGAAATGTAGGAGATATTGTCAATATCCCAATTCCAAAATGGGTGCTTGAGATTGGAGATTCGGATCCTGATATCTTTTACACCAATAGATCAGGTAACAGGAACATAGAGTATCTCAATATTGGTGTGGATAACCTCCCTCTTTTCCATGGTAGAACAGCCATCCAG ATATACAGTGATTACATGAAGAGTTTCAAGGAAAACATGTCAGATTTTATAGAATCCGGACTAATTATAGACATTGAAGTTGGGCTTGGACCAGCAGGAGAGCTAAGATTCCCTTCTTATCCACAAAGTCAAGGATGGGAATTTCCTGGTATTGGGGAGTTTCAG TGCTATGACAAATATTTGAAGGCAGAGTTTAAAGCTGCTGCAGCTAAAGCTGGCCATGCTGAATGGGAACTGCCAGATGATGCAGGGTCTTACAATGATGTACCAGAATCTACTGAGTTCTTCAAATCAAATGGCACATACCTCACTGAGAAAGGGAAGTTCTTCTTAACCTGGTATTCCAACAAATTGCTGATCCATGGCGATCAGATCCTAGAGGAAGCCACCAAAGCTTTCCAGGGCTGCAATGTCACgatagcaattaaa GTCTCTGGAATTCATTGGTGGTACAAATCTGAAAGTCATGCTGCTGAGCTCACTGCTGGATATTACAACCTTCAAGATAGAGATGGGTACCGTCCTATTGCAAGGATGCTGACTCGTCATCATGCCATTTTGAACTTCACATGTCTTGAGATGAGGGACTCGGAACAAAGCTCTGATGCAAAGAGCG CTTGGAGAGAAAAAATTGAAGTTGCTGGTGAAAATGCACTGCCAAGGTATGATGCTGCAGCTTACAACCAAATGATACTGAATGCTAGACCAAATGGTGTCAACAAAAATGGCCCCCCAAAACTAAGCATGTATGGGATAACGTATCTCCGTCTTTCGGATGAACTActgcaaaaatcaaattttgctaTATTCAAAAAATTCGTGCTAAAGATGCATGCAGATCAG GATTATGTTGAAGATCCTAACCAGTATAATCATGTCATAATTCCACTGAAGCCATCAGGACCGAAAATTCCCCTTGAGGAAATTCTTGAAGCAACCAAACCAATACCACCATTCCCCTGGGACTCAGAGACAGACATGAAAGTTGATGGCTGA